The Mucilaginibacter terrae region TTGGACAGTACCTTAATAAAAACTTGCGCTATCCTAAAAAAGCCAAGGACAAGAAAATTCAGGGGAAAGTATTTGTGAGCATGATCATCGAAAAAGATGGCTCGGTAAAAAATGTACAGGTTGCACGTGGTACGTCCTCCCCCGAACTCAATGCCGAAGCCGTTCGCGTATTAGCCGTATCACCCAAATGGACTCCCGGTCAGCAAAACGGAAAGGTGGTTAGGGTGTATCAAATGGTGCCTATTGAGTTTAGTTTACTGTAAGATATTATATTTAGTGGCGTACTAAGACTGCGTGAGCGTTGTATGCCAATAAATCTAATATTCATAGTTTTCTTTTGACATATTTATCCAGCCAATCCAATAATCAACACCCTCTTTTCCAGCTCCGCTTGGGTCAGTAGTGAAAAAATGTGGTATCAAGTCGAATACTTGTTCAATATCATTCCGTGATAAAAAGTAAGTGAGGCACTCAAGCATTTTAGAGAAAGATGAAAATATAATAGGCCCCGATCCATTAAATTCTGCCTCATAACTTTGAAATCTGATTGGATATTCATCCTCCTCAACATACATCCTTCCATCAAATACTAAATAGCCGCCATCATTCCCCTCTGTAGCAAATGGATATATCTTTTCAGCGATTAAATGCTTAGAAACGTTGTTATCTACCAAATCTTTTAGCTCTTGTAATGGTTTTTCAGGGTTGGAAAAAGGTAATCTCACTATAGAGCAATCGCCATCTAAAAAATAATATGCTTGATGCCATTCTAAAAAACTTTTGGGTAAAACAACATCATACATTTGCATAAATTGTTGATATGTACTCAGCTTAATATTACCCTCAAGCGGTCTCCATTTGAACCAACCATTATCATCAGGAGTTGTCTCCATCATCGCATCAGGCACATCAGAAGTATACACCGATAAACGCGGAGACTGAGTTAAAAAAACTGAAAAAAAGGATGTTATGATGTTTTTATTATTCATAATATAATAATTCTTTAAATCAACTTAACTGCCCTGTGTTCCCGCAAACGTCCCGCTTGTGGTTATTAAGATATTGCCTAAAACTTGGAATAGGATTGATAAATTAAAAGCTTTAAAGTACTAAAAACGTATAAACCACAAGCGGGACGCTTGCGGTAGCGAGGTGTTTAATCTTTAATATCCCGAATAGTAACTGATGTGTCAGAATCATCCAAAACTGGCTGCCCATCTTCAAATTTCTCAATACCAATTAATTTGCCATTTACCCATATTGCCCCCCTAACCATATCTTCCATTCGCGAATACTTTTTTACAATATCTGTACTGTAAGAATTTCCTTTTAAATTAGTTCTTTCGGTTTCCCGGTAGAATACCATTAAATAATTAGCGTATCTTTTATAGTCAGATGCCTTATGTTTATTGATGTAATTGGATAAATATTTATCGAAATTTTTAGTATCGCGATAATCTTTAATTAAGAAAACATCCATTTTTGTAATAGATACTCTATTATTTTCTTTAGTTGTATCTAAATAGTTAAGTACCTTAAACGGAACTATTTTGAATATACTTTGCGATTGGCAACTGCATATAAAATATATTGAGCTGATTAACAGGATTAATTTTTTCATAGGTAGATTATTAAAAATGGCCTGTAATTAATTTTTTAACGTGTATTACCGTTTCAAATGGTCGATAATCTCTTTTGTGTTGAAGAATCCACCAGTCAGCAAATCCATAATGATATTTTTGATATGTTAATGCATCGATCTTGTCTAAACCAAAATGATCATGAATCGTAATGTCTAAAGTTGCCGACCAATAACCATTACCCATGCTCTCGCAAGCGTCCCGCTTGTGGTTGTTTTTATAAGGTTTCCAATTTGAAATAAGAATTGATTTTAAGTACTAAAAATGTGTAACCATAAGCGGGACGCTTGCGAGAGCGGGGAGAGTTGTTTCCATCATTTAATTGGGCACATCAGAATTGGACACCGCTAAGCGAAGTGACTGATTTAAAAATGCTTTAAAGAAGAGCTTTATAAGCTTTTATTACTATTCATTAATATGAGTAAAATAACTTTCATCTGCCATTCCTCTGTAGCAATTACCATAGAGCAGCTTATGATTATGCAACACCAGCCACTAGCTGAAATGATAGAATTAGTTTGATCGCAGCATTACTACATCATTTACTATTACCCCTTGCTTAGATAACTCTATTCTTATATAATCCCGCTGTTTTTCCGATAATCTCGAGCCATTCAAATCAAGATATTTAAGTAATTTTAGTCCTTTTAAAATAGCTAAATTTTTTTCAACATCAGCACTCCGGCTAAAGCACAATTCTAATGTAATCAACTGGTTAAGGTTAATAAAGTTGGCTGGTAAATTTTTTACGAAAAGATTTTCCAACCTAAGTTCCTTTAATGATTTGAGTTCAACAATTATATTAAAATGTTCAAAGTATATTCCATTTTCAGGTAGATCCTCACCTGAATT contains the following coding sequences:
- a CDS encoding energy transducer TonB; this translates as MKYTLALFAALSCASLSQAQTKPAADANMVYSVAQKMPVFPGGEKAFGQYLNKNLRYPKKAKDKKIQGKVFVSMIIEKDGSVKNVQVARGTSSPELNAEAVRVLAVSPKWTPGQQNGKVVRVYQMVPIEFSLL
- a CDS encoding DUF3289 family protein — protein: MGNGYWSATLDITIHDHFGLDKIDALTYQKYHYGFADWWILQHKRDYRPFETVIHVKKLITGHF